From the Lolium rigidum isolate FL_2022 chromosome 2, APGP_CSIRO_Lrig_0.1, whole genome shotgun sequence genome, one window contains:
- the LOC124692840 gene encoding E3 ubiquitin-protein ligase SINAT5-like — protein sequence MEMDSIECVSFSHGLDDDDGDDEAVSRLPRPLLKPSAAAASAAVNLVVVSAGAGGVGGAVAGPLITPSTSVHELLECPVCTNSMYPPIHQCQNGHTICSTCKTRVHNRCPTCRQELGDIRCLALEKVAESLELPCKYFSLGCPEIFPYYSKLKHESQCNLRPYNCPYAGSECSVVGDIPFLVTHLRDDHKVDMHSGCTFNHRYVKSNPREVENATWMLTVFHCFGQYFCLHFEAFQLGMAPVYMAFLRFMGDENDARSYTYSLEVGGNGRKMIWEGNPRSIRDSHRKVRDSHDGLVIQRNMALFFSGGERKELKLRVTGRIWREQQNSDTGACIPNLFS from the exons ATGGAGATGGACAGCATCGAGTGCGTGTCCTTCTCCCACGGcctggacgacgacgacggcgacgacgaagcCGTGTcccgcctcccccgccccctcctcaagccatccgccgccgccgcctccgcggcGGTGAACCTGGTCGTCGTTTCTGCCGGCGCGGGCGGGGTAGGAGGGGCGGTCGCGGGCCCGCTCATAACGCCGTCCACCAGCGTGCACGAGCTGCTCGAGTGCCCGGTCTGCACCAACTCCATGTACCCGCCCATCCACCAG TGCCAAAACGGTCATACTATTTGTTCAACCTGCAAAACCCGGGTGCACAATCGCTGCCCGACATGTCGACAAGAGCTCGGCGACATCAGGTGTTTGGCATTGGAAAAAGTCGCTGAATCACTTGAGTTACCTTGCAAATACTTCTCGCTTGGTTGCCCAGAGATCTTCCCGTACTACAGCAAACTGAAGCATGAATCGCAGTGCAATTTGAGGCCATACAACTGTCCTTATGCAGGATCTGAATGTTCTGTTGTTGGGGACATTCCTTTCCTTGTCACACATCTCAGAGATGATCATAAAGTTGACATGCATTCAGGGTGCACATTCAATCACCGTTATGTTAAATCAAACCCCAGAGAGGTCGAAAATGCAACTTGGATGTTGACT GTCTTCCACTGTTTCGGTCAgtacttttgcttgcactttgagGCCTTTCAACTTGGAATGGCACCAGTATACATGGCTTTCCTCCGATTTATGGGAGACGAAAATGATGCAAGGAGCTACACTTATAGCCTTGAGGTTGGAGGAAATGGCCGGAAGATGATATGGGAGGGCAATCCCCGCAGCATCCGCGACAGCCATAGAAAGGTTAGGGACAGCCATGATGGCCTTGTTATCCAGCGGAACATGGCTCTGTTCTTCTCAGGTGGAGAAAGGAAAGAGCTGAAACTGCGGGTCACTGGCCGCATCTGGAGGGAACAGCAGAATTCTGACACGGGTGCCTGCATCCCAAATCTTTTCAGCTGA
- the LOC124692841 gene encoding calcineurin B-like protein 7 — translation MGCASSKQFKRAPPHEDAAVLAKETTFSLNEVEALYELFKKISYSIFKDGLIHKEEFQLALFRNSNRKNLFADRIFDLFDLKRNGVIEFEEFVRSLHIFHPDTPTAEKIAFAFRLYDLRGTGSIEREELKEMVLAILNESDLLLSDDAVEQIVDQTFKQADLNSDGKIDPEEWKSFASKYPALLKNMTLPYLKDITLSFPSFVLYSGTGDEEL, via the exons ATGGGCTGTGCATCATCAAAGCAATTCAAGCGAGCTCCACCGCATGAGGATGCTGCTGTTCTGGCCAAGGAGACCACAT TTTCTCTGAATGAAGTGGAGGCCCTGTATGAGCTGTTTAAAAAGATTAGCTATTCCATATTTAAGGATGGACTTATTCACAAG GAGGAGTTCCAACTTGCTCTCTTCAGGAACAGCAACCGGAAGAACCTTTTCGCCGATCGG ATATTTGATCTGTTTGACCTGAAGCGCAATGGTGTGATTGAATTTGAGGAGTTCGTTCGGTCTCTCCACATTTTTCACCCGGATACACCTACAGCCGAGAAGATTGCAT TTGCATTCAGACTATATGACCTGCGAGGCACCGGCAGCATTGAACGTGAAGAG TTGAAGGAAATGGTGCTTGCCATCCTGAACGAATCGGACCTGCTTCTCTCTGATGATGCTGTTGAACAAATTGTAGACCAG ACATTCAAGCAGGCAGACCTAAACAGCGACGGCAAAATAGACCCCGAAGAATGGAAATCGTTTGCAAGTAAATATCCGGCCTTGCTGAAGAACATGACTCTCCCATACTTAAA GGACATAACCCTGTCATTCCCCAGCTTTGTTCTCTACTCTGGAACTGGCGATGAGGAGTTATAG
- the LOC124690470 gene encoding GDSL esterase/lipase 7-like produces the protein MYNVHKHKSSDIVAIVLLRGRERANRPPSSPEMAPLLALLLCLLLLLSALPCSAAASPSRSSSPSAAPTPLVPALFVIGDSTADVGTNNYLGTLARADREPYGRDFDTHRPTGRFSNGRIPVDYLAEKLGLPFVPPYLEQSMRMGVGSVGLTNIDGMIQGVNYASAAAGILSSSGSELGMHVSLTQQVQQVEDTYEQLALALGEAATVDLFKRSVFFLSIGSNDFIHYYLRNVSGVQMHYLPWEFNQLLVNSVRQEIKNLYNINVRKIVLMGLPPVGCAPHFLSDYGSQNGECIDYINNVVIEFNYGLRYMSSEFIRQYPDSIISYCDTFEGSVDILENRDRYGFLTTTDACCGLGKYGGLFICVLPQMACSDASSHVWWDEFHPTETVNRILAENVWSGEHTKMCYPVDLQEMVKLKK, from the exons AGCGCGCCAACCGGCCACCGAGCTCACCGGAAATGGCGCCTCTCCTCGCTCTCCTCctgtgcctcctcctcctcctctccgctcTCCCATGCTCCGCAGCCGCCTCGCCTTCCCGGTCCTCTTCCCCATCTGCGGCCCCGACCCCGCTCGTCCCGGCGCTCTTCGTCATCGGCGACTCCACGGCCGACGTCGGCACCAACAACTACCTCGGCACGCTCGCCCGCGCTGACCGCGAGCCCTACGGCCGGGACTTCGACACCCACCGCCCCACCGGACGCTTCTCCAACGGCCGCATCCCCGTCGACTACCTCG CGGAGAAGCTGGGGCTCCCCTTCGTGCCTCCCTACCTCGAGCAGAGCATGCGGATGGGCGTCGGCAGCGTTGGCCTCACCAACATTGATGGAATGATCCAAGGCGTCAACTATGCGTCCGCGGCAGCCGGCATTCTCTCCAGCAGTGGTTCCGAGCTG GGGATGCATGTGTCGCTCACCCAGCAGGTGCAGCAGGTTGAGGACACATATGAGCAGCTGGCACTGGCTCTTGGGGAGGCAGCCACAGTGGACCTGTTCAAGAGGTCCGTCTTCTTTCTGTCCATCGGGAGCAACGACTTCATCCACTACTACCTGCGCAATGTCTCCGGCGTCCAGATGCATTACCTCCCATGGGAGTTCAATCAGCTTCTTGTTAATTCAGTGAGGCAGGAAATCAAG AACCTGTACAATATCAACGTTCGCAAGATCGTCCTGATGGGCCTTCCTCCTGTTGGCTGTGCACCTCACTTCCTTTCGGATTACGGCAGCCAAAATGGGGAAtgcatcgactacatcaacaacgttgTGATCGAGTTCAACTACGGCCTGAGATACATGTCCAGTGAGTTCATCCGCCAGTACCCAGATTCCATTATCAGTTACTGTGATACATTCGAGGGATCAGTGGACATTCTAGAGAACCGTGACCGCTATG GCTTTCTGACCACCACTGATGCTTGCTGTGGGCTGGGCAAGTATGGCGGCCTATTCATATGTGTTCTTCCACAGATGGCGTGCAGCGATGCGTCAAGCCATGTGTGGTGGGATGAATTCCACCCTACAGAGACTGTGAACCGGATCCTGGCCGAAAATGTGTGGTCTGGTGAGCACACCAAGATGTGCTATCCAGTGGACTTGCAGGAGATGGTGAAACTGAAGAAGTAG